Proteins encoded within one genomic window of Flavobacterium sp. NG2:
- the cyoE gene encoding heme o synthase encodes MNTATNTFSLKTVFTDFKEITKAGLAISVLFSSIAGYLLGFSEEHPFQWSVLIMLCIGGYCMVGASNAYNQVIEKDIDKLMDRTKNRPVPSGRMSSRNALILASLLTLIGLSLLYMINPKSAMFGAISIFLYTSVYTPLKTVTSLSVFVGAFPGAIPFMLGWVAATGDFGIEAGTLFLIQFFWQFPHFWAIGWFLYEDYEKAGIFMLPTGKKDKGTALQVILYTVWLIIASLLPSLGYTGQLYIGTMASVAVFVLGLWMLYYAVNLYKLRTAKAARTLMLVSVSYISLLQLVYIVDKFLR; translated from the coding sequence TTGAATACGGCTACAAATACATTTTCCCTTAAAACGGTTTTTACGGATTTTAAAGAAATCACTAAAGCAGGATTAGCTATTAGTGTTTTGTTTTCTTCGATTGCGGGTTACCTTTTGGGATTCAGTGAGGAGCATCCTTTTCAGTGGTCGGTTTTGATTATGCTTTGTATCGGTGGTTATTGTATGGTTGGGGCTTCTAATGCCTACAATCAGGTGATTGAAAAAGATATTGACAAATTAATGGATCGAACTAAAAATCGTCCAGTTCCTTCGGGGAGAATGTCTTCAAGAAACGCTTTGATTCTCGCCAGTTTGCTTACTTTGATAGGATTGTCATTGTTGTATATGATTAATCCAAAGTCGGCTATGTTTGGTGCGATTTCAATTTTTTTATACACCAGTGTTTATACACCTTTGAAAACAGTCACTTCGTTGTCGGTTTTTGTGGGAGCTTTTCCAGGAGCGATTCCGTTTATGTTGGGATGGGTAGCGGCTACGGGTGATTTTGGAATTGAAGCAGGGACTTTGTTTTTGATTCAGTTTTTCTGGCAGTTTCCTCATTTTTGGGCTATTGGTTGGTTCTTGTATGAAGATTATGAGAAGGCAGGAATTTTTATGTTGCCTACTGGAAAAAAAGATAAAGGAACAGCTTTGCAAGTTATATTGTATACCGTTTGGTTAATCATTGCATCTTTACTACCTTCACTAGGTTATACAGGGCAACTTTATATAGGGACAATGGCGTCAGTTGCGGTTTTTGTATTAGGTTTGTGGATGTTGTATTATGCGGTGAATTTGTATAAGTTGAGAACGGCAAAAGCGGCTAGAACATTGATGTTAGTTAGTGTTTCGTATATTTCGTTATTGCAATTAGTTTATATAGTAGATAAATTTTTAAGATAG
- a CDS encoding flavodoxin family protein — translation MEKVIIVGSSRNDGDAANLTKQLIEKSKWDLVNLNDYEFSYFDYEHNNRNDDYLSLMKEIMGKYETLIFVTPVYWYSMSGIMKVFFDRFTDLLTIEKELGRKLRGKKMAVMSCSIGENLGENFWLPFSETAKYLGMEYIGNSHLITGQNNEMKIIEFIKQIEK, via the coding sequence ATGGAAAAAGTAATAATAGTTGGTAGTTCGAGAAACGATGGAGATGCTGCAAACCTAACAAAGCAACTGATTGAAAAATCGAAATGGGATTTGGTAAATTTAAATGATTATGAATTTAGCTATTTTGATTACGAACACAATAATCGGAACGATGATTATCTGAGCTTAATGAAAGAAATTATGGGAAAATACGAAACGCTAATTTTTGTAACACCAGTTTATTGGTACTCAATGAGCGGAATAATGAAAGTATTTTTTGACCGATTTACAGACTTATTAACTATAGAGAAAGAGCTTGGACGAAAATTGCGTGGAAAAAAAATGGCTGTAATGAGTTGCTCAATCGGAGAAAACCTTGGAGAGAATTTTTGGCTTCCATTTTCGGAAACAGCAAAATACTTGGGAATGGAATATATTGGAAACTCACATTTAATAACAGGTCAAAACAACGAAATGAAAATTATTGAATTTATAAAACAGATTGAAAAATGA